The following proteins come from a genomic window of Posidoniimonas polymericola:
- a CDS encoding sulfotransferase family 2 domain-containing protein, with protein sequence MPSTDSTVAPAKPSTPGVAPGSLLAFVHIEKCGGTTLIDTLRRTFCLNHIDVIPLDRTSMLFTRDDLQRARRLRPQLASVSGHSVRLHSDLDSQGDQIAYYTCLRDPIRRYLSEYYYFVERLGMQPGFPRWLDREDRHNFQTQAIAGAPNLVSAKAMVDTRFVEVGLLEEYDTFLSRLDSIAASASGQRLLPARGVLNPRRRQGGLPEPKELLEKHGDAIIAANALDIALVEHLKTSHRTITAAESPSAIASTSTSSPSRFPAWLSDHARLAVYRAYRNLVYKPYVGRLPRTHCLPTYHCTNVNPPVAPPNRRAA encoded by the coding sequence ATGCCCTCCACCGACAGCACAGTCGCCCCAGCCAAGCCATCGACTCCCGGAGTTGCTCCCGGTTCGCTGCTCGCGTTCGTGCACATCGAGAAGTGTGGCGGCACCACGCTGATCGATACGCTTAGGAGAACTTTCTGCCTCAATCACATCGATGTGATACCGCTCGATCGCACGTCGATGCTGTTCACGCGTGACGATCTGCAACGGGCGAGGAGACTGCGACCACAGCTCGCGAGCGTTTCGGGACACAGCGTGCGACTGCATTCTGATCTGGACTCGCAGGGCGACCAGATTGCCTACTACACCTGTCTCCGGGACCCCATTCGGCGATATCTAAGCGAGTACTACTACTTTGTTGAGCGACTTGGGATGCAACCCGGCTTTCCGAGGTGGCTGGACCGCGAAGACCGCCACAACTTCCAGACGCAGGCGATCGCCGGCGCCCCAAATCTTGTATCAGCCAAGGCGATGGTCGATACGCGTTTTGTCGAAGTCGGTCTGCTCGAGGAGTACGACACTTTTCTCTCACGCCTCGACTCGATCGCCGCCTCAGCAAGCGGGCAGCGTCTGCTTCCTGCCCGCGGCGTCCTGAATCCGCGCCGTCGCCAGGGTGGGCTGCCTGAGCCCAAGGAGTTGCTCGAGAAGCACGGCGACGCCATTATAGCCGCAAACGCGCTTGATATTGCACTCGTAGAACACCTCAAGACGAGCCATCGGACTATTACGGCGGCGGAATCCCCGTCCGCTATCGCGTCGACGTCGACGTCGAGCCCGTCAAGGTTTCCTGCGTGGCTGAGCGATCACGCCAGGTTGGCGGTGTACCGGGCGTATCGCAATCTTGTGTACAAGCCGTATGTTGGCCGCTTACCCCGGACTCATTGCCTTCCGACCTACCACTGTACTAACGTCAATCCGCCGGTGGCCCCCCCCAATCGCCGGGCCGCCTAA
- a CDS encoding DegT/DnrJ/EryC1/StrS family aminotransferase encodes MNAPSPERILLSPPHMSGGERELLLDAFDSNWIAPLGPHVDALEREVCERVGTEAAVALATGTAALHLALLTHGVGPGDEVLCSTLTFAATANAIRYCGAKPVFVDSDLASWNMDPDLLEAELKRMAAAGARPAAVLTVDAFGQCADYERIEPLCERFATPLIVDAAESLGATCGDRHAGTQGRCGVYSLNGNKIITASGGGVLVTSDPGLAERIRHLATQAKLPAPHYEHEEIGFNYRMSNLLAAVARGQLAVLDERVAARRANFDSYRRALSDLPGVSFMPEAPYGASTRWLTCMQIDPAAAGVDQTAVRETLARQSIESRPLWKPMHLQPVHQDCRRVGGRVSQTLFETGLCLPSGSALTDRQLDRVAKAVRDAFSLAGHRAA; translated from the coding sequence ATGAACGCCCCCAGTCCAGAACGCATCCTGCTCTCGCCTCCGCACATGTCGGGGGGCGAGCGGGAGCTGCTGCTCGACGCCTTCGACTCGAACTGGATCGCCCCGCTCGGCCCGCACGTCGACGCCTTGGAACGTGAAGTGTGCGAGCGGGTTGGCACCGAGGCGGCCGTTGCGCTCGCCACCGGCACCGCCGCGCTGCACCTGGCTTTGCTGACCCACGGCGTCGGCCCTGGCGACGAGGTGCTGTGCTCGACCCTGACGTTCGCCGCCACTGCCAACGCCATACGCTACTGCGGCGCCAAGCCGGTGTTTGTCGACAGCGACCTCGCCAGCTGGAATATGGACCCCGACCTGCTGGAAGCCGAACTTAAGCGGATGGCGGCCGCCGGCGCCCGGCCCGCCGCGGTGCTGACGGTCGACGCCTTCGGGCAGTGCGCCGACTACGAACGGATCGAGCCCCTCTGTGAGAGGTTTGCTACGCCGTTGATTGTCGACGCGGCCGAGTCGCTCGGCGCGACGTGTGGCGACCGGCACGCGGGCACGCAGGGCCGGTGCGGCGTCTACTCGCTGAACGGCAACAAAATCATCACCGCCAGCGGCGGCGGCGTCCTGGTCACGTCCGACCCAGGGCTGGCCGAGAGGATCCGCCACCTGGCGACCCAGGCCAAGCTGCCCGCGCCGCACTACGAGCACGAGGAGATCGGCTTCAACTACCGCATGAGCAACCTGCTGGCGGCGGTCGCTCGCGGTCAGCTCGCCGTGCTGGACGAGCGCGTCGCCGCACGGCGGGCAAACTTCGACTCCTACCGTCGCGCCCTTTCGGATCTGCCCGGAGTGTCGTTTATGCCCGAGGCGCCCTACGGCGCCAGCACGCGGTGGCTCACATGCATGCAGATCGACCCGGCCGCCGCCGGCGTGGATCAAACCGCCGTGCGCGAAACGCTGGCTCGACAGAGTATCGAGAGCCGCCCCCTCTGGAAGCCTATGCACCTGCAGCCAGTCCACCAGGACTGCCGCCGGGTGGGGGGCCGCGTATCTCAGACGCTCTTCGAGACCGGGCTCTGTCTACCGAGCGGCTCGGCGTTAACAGACCGGCAGCTCGATCGCGTCGCGAAGGCTGTCCGTGACGCGTTCTCCTTGGCCGGTCACCGAGCGGCATGA
- a CDS encoding 3-oxoacyl-ACP synthase III family protein → MATMKINGVRVAGIASAVPANTLTADDLSRRFGDEESAKIRASVGVEERRVAEDGVCASDLCFEAAERLLADLSWDRGDVQGLIFVTQTPDYFAPSTSCVLQHRLGLAPSCAAFDVNMGCSGYVYGLAVAMQLAGSIDGRVLLLVGDTITKMVSPDDRSTAPLFGDAGSATAIEPDADAPPATIVLGTNGAGAEHLITRRGGFREPADQQHPPRLKMDGAEVFQFALGEVPRAYRATIQEHGWTTDDVESVVMHQSNLFMLQHFRKRLKLPEEKLVIGLQKYGNASCASIPLAIADAWGAPGATLSRRLALVGFGVGWSWGGAAVSLHDAVLPAVVSVDSPPAAMPEAA, encoded by the coding sequence ATGGCGACGATGAAGATAAACGGAGTCCGCGTGGCCGGGATTGCGTCGGCGGTTCCCGCCAACACGCTAACGGCGGACGATCTGTCTCGGCGGTTCGGCGACGAAGAGTCCGCCAAAATCCGCGCCAGCGTCGGCGTCGAAGAACGCCGCGTCGCCGAGGACGGCGTCTGCGCCTCGGACCTTTGTTTCGAGGCAGCCGAGCGACTCCTCGCGGACCTCTCTTGGGACCGCGGGGACGTCCAGGGCCTGATCTTTGTCACGCAAACGCCAGACTACTTCGCACCCTCGACCAGCTGCGTGCTCCAACACCGGTTGGGCCTTGCCCCGAGCTGCGCCGCGTTCGACGTCAACATGGGATGCTCTGGCTACGTCTACGGACTGGCAGTCGCCATGCAGCTGGCTGGCTCAATTGACGGCCGCGTGCTCCTACTTGTTGGCGACACGATCACCAAGATGGTGTCGCCCGACGACCGGTCCACCGCGCCGCTGTTCGGCGACGCCGGGTCGGCCACCGCGATCGAGCCGGACGCCGACGCCCCGCCAGCGACGATCGTGCTCGGCACCAACGGGGCGGGGGCAGAACACCTCATCACCCGACGCGGCGGGTTCCGCGAGCCCGCCGATCAGCAACACCCGCCGCGGCTGAAGATGGACGGCGCCGAGGTCTTCCAGTTCGCACTGGGCGAGGTCCCCAGGGCCTACCGCGCTACGATCCAAGAGCATGGCTGGACCACCGACGACGTCGAGAGCGTGGTAATGCACCAATCAAACCTGTTTATGCTCCAGCACTTCCGCAAGCGTCTGAAGCTCCCCGAGGAGAAGCTCGTCATCGGTCTGCAGAAGTACGGCAACGCGAGCTGCGCCTCGATCCCGCTGGCGATCGCCGATGCGTGGGGAGCGCCCGGCGCAACCCTATCTAGGCGGCTGGCTCTAGTCGGCTTCGGCGTCGGCTGGTCCTGGGGCGGCGCCGCGGTGTCGCTCCACGACGCGGTCCTTCCTGCTGTGGTGTCGGTAGACTCCCCCCCCGCGGCGATGCCGGAGGCGGCGTAG
- a CDS encoding lipopolysaccharide biosynthesis protein — protein sequence MPSVTLAITWTLQQTGVVAINAPTALLAQLTGLGAMAVCARVVAARSFAATRRELDASTSALEWEAEARPLALLSAATVLQMQGSLLLVAWALSPQSTSVFGIATKIASVLFIGVEIAGLITQPRYAAAADRATLQRHASRAAWAASILAVLMGIALLAGRPLLVSVLGIDYRDITPTLSLLSVLYLASVATGSPDLLLNMSGYPWVCVQAMAASAVAGLVATLCLAPAFGPMGAAAGHAGGLLFRQLLLAWRVKRLTGINTTVFTYLNRPTPDMASSHRLIGTDPSRNAA from the coding sequence GTGCCCAGCGTCACCCTGGCAATTACCTGGACTCTGCAGCAGACGGGCGTTGTGGCGATCAACGCCCCCACCGCCCTGCTTGCGCAGCTTACTGGCCTGGGGGCCATGGCTGTTTGCGCTCGCGTTGTCGCCGCGCGCAGTTTCGCCGCAACGCGCCGAGAGTTGGATGCGTCAACAAGCGCACTTGAGTGGGAGGCCGAGGCTCGGCCCCTCGCTCTGCTCTCCGCGGCGACGGTCTTGCAGATGCAAGGTTCGTTGCTGCTAGTCGCCTGGGCGTTGAGCCCACAGTCGACGAGCGTGTTCGGCATCGCCACTAAGATTGCAAGCGTGTTGTTCATCGGCGTAGAAATTGCAGGGCTCATCACGCAGCCTCGCTACGCGGCGGCGGCCGACCGAGCAACTCTCCAGCGGCACGCGAGCCGGGCCGCTTGGGCCGCGTCGATCCTGGCGGTGTTGATGGGCATTGCGCTATTGGCTGGGCGCCCACTGCTGGTCTCAGTGCTTGGGATAGACTACCGGGATATTACTCCGACGCTAAGCCTGCTTTCGGTGCTGTACTTGGCCAGTGTTGCGACGGGCTCACCGGACCTCTTACTCAACATGTCGGGCTACCCCTGGGTGTGCGTACAGGCGATGGCGGCCAGCGCCGTTGCCGGTCTGGTAGCCACTCTCTGCCTCGCACCGGCCTTCGGTCCGATGGGCGCCGCGGCGGGGCACGCCGGCGGACTGCTCTTTCGGCAACTGCTGCTAGCCTGGCGCGTCAAGCGCCTAACCGGGATCAACACTACTGTCTTCACGTATCTAAACCGTCCAACCCCGGACATGGCGTCGTCGCACCGTCTGATCGGCACAGACCCATCCCGCAACGCGGCCTAG
- a CDS encoding sugar transferase has product MRVLLLTQYFTPEPADKWQELATLLRDAGHGVEVLTGFPCYPLGTTYPGYRQKLLGEEQIDGVRVIRAPQLPDHSKSALRRILYYCSFAISAILVGLLKSRRPDVILVYQSAAPIGLTAWLLSRLWRRPYVLDVADLWPESVAASGMMSSPLAMGVIRRFMRFVYAGAAEINVITKGYRESLVAMGVHPAKIHLVYYWPSSSRFPTSAAAESPPELTAGLKITYAGAVGPCQGLGVLLDAASLLTDLPEVRFEIIGDGVELEGLRRSAAKRGLANVEFLGRMPLDQTSQRLRRSDLLLIHLKPDPMSRLSIPSKTFACMAAARPLLMAVEGEATDIVASRRCGETAAPSDPRSLEIAIRRHLGRSIEERREMGRNARRAYEAEFCRDAQAPKLIESLERAAHLHRTRRGYFYRTFGKRGLDIAASATLLVLLSPVIAVTALLVRCRLGSPVLFRQDRPGRAERVFRMIKFRSMSDRRDADGVLLDDEQRLPPFGRLLRASSLDELPELWNVLCGDMSLVGPRPLLTRYLPRYSPQQRRRHEVRPGVTGLAQVKGRNACGWEERLKLDVAYVENLSLRLDLWILLQTVVITLTRRGVAADGHATMPEFRGKEDASPPASTDRVAA; this is encoded by the coding sequence TTGCGTGTCTTGCTGCTCACTCAATATTTCACGCCGGAGCCTGCTGACAAGTGGCAGGAGCTCGCGACGCTGCTGCGCGACGCGGGCCACGGTGTCGAGGTGCTGACCGGCTTCCCCTGCTACCCGCTCGGCACAACCTACCCTGGCTACCGGCAGAAGCTTCTTGGCGAAGAGCAGATCGACGGAGTCCGTGTGATTCGGGCGCCCCAGCTGCCCGACCACAGCAAGTCGGCCCTCCGCCGGATCCTCTACTACTGCAGCTTCGCGATCAGCGCCATCCTGGTGGGACTGCTGAAGTCGCGGCGGCCCGATGTGATTCTCGTCTACCAGTCGGCGGCCCCGATCGGGCTGACCGCTTGGTTGCTGAGCCGCCTATGGCGAAGGCCCTACGTGCTCGACGTCGCTGACCTGTGGCCGGAGAGTGTGGCAGCGTCGGGGATGATGAGCAGCCCGCTGGCGATGGGCGTGATCCGTCGCTTCATGCGATTCGTCTACGCCGGCGCGGCAGAGATCAATGTGATCACCAAGGGCTACCGAGAATCACTGGTCGCGATGGGAGTCCATCCGGCTAAAATCCACTTGGTCTATTACTGGCCGAGTAGCAGCCGGTTCCCGACTTCTGCGGCGGCCGAGTCCCCGCCAGAACTTACTGCGGGCCTCAAGATCACCTACGCGGGCGCGGTCGGACCGTGTCAGGGCCTCGGCGTGCTGCTCGACGCGGCGTCGCTGCTCACGGACCTGCCCGAAGTGCGCTTCGAGATAATCGGCGACGGCGTCGAGCTTGAAGGGCTGCGTCGATCAGCCGCCAAACGTGGCCTTGCGAATGTGGAGTTCCTCGGCAGGATGCCGCTCGACCAAACGAGCCAACGCTTACGGCGATCCGACCTGCTGCTGATCCACCTTAAGCCAGACCCGATGTCGCGGCTCTCGATTCCATCGAAGACTTTCGCCTGCATGGCCGCAGCCCGCCCGCTGCTGATGGCGGTTGAGGGCGAGGCGACCGACATCGTTGCGTCGCGCCGTTGCGGCGAGACCGCTGCCCCTTCGGACCCGCGTTCCCTCGAGATTGCGATCCGCCGCCACCTCGGCCGGTCCATCGAGGAGCGCCGCGAGATGGGACGCAACGCCCGACGGGCGTACGAAGCCGAGTTCTGCCGCGATGCGCAAGCGCCCAAGCTGATCGAGTCGCTCGAGCGGGCGGCTCACCTGCACCGCACGCGTCGCGGTTATTTCTACCGCACCTTCGGCAAGCGGGGCCTCGACATTGCCGCATCCGCAACGCTGCTGGTGCTGCTCTCTCCGGTCATCGCCGTCACTGCGCTGCTGGTGCGTTGTCGGCTGGGTTCTCCGGTGCTCTTTCGGCAAGATCGTCCGGGGCGTGCTGAGCGGGTCTTCCGAATGATCAAGTTCCGGAGCATGTCCGACCGCCGCGACGCCGACGGGGTGCTGCTTGATGACGAGCAGCGGCTCCCCCCGTTCGGACGCCTGCTCCGAGCGTCCAGCCTCGACGAGCTGCCAGAGCTGTGGAACGTGCTGTGCGGCGATATGAGTCTCGTCGGACCGCGGCCGCTGCTGACAAGGTACCTCCCGCGCTACAGCCCACAGCAGCGCCGCCGTCACGAGGTCCGCCCCGGCGTCACCGGGCTGGCGCAGGTGAAGGGCCGCAACGCTTGCGGCTGGGAAGAACGCCTGAAACTGGATGTCGCGTACGTCGAGAACCTCTCGCTGCGTCTTGACCTCTGGATCCTGTTGCAGACCGTAGTCATTACACTGACCCGCCGCGGCGTCGCTGCGGACGGGCACGCAACGATGCCCGAGTTCCGCGGCAAGGAAGACGCCTCGCCGCCTGCTTCTACCGACCGAGTCGCCGCATGA
- the wecB gene encoding non-hydrolyzing UDP-N-acetylglucosamine 2-epimerase has product MAAPLKVMTILGTRPEIIRLSRVMALLDQHVDHKLVHTGQNSDYELNEVFFEDLKVRQPDYYLGVDRSSLGRILGDVLVKSEEVFVQERPDAVLILGDTNSAFAGVIARRMKIPLYHMEAGNRCFDFNVPEEINRRIVDHISDFNLVYTEHARRNLLAEGVHPRKIYLTGSPMREVLDSCKPEIAASGILDRLQLTPNGYLVVSLHRAENVDSKQNLEQLLTILNTLCQRYDRPLIVSTHPRTKQKLEALAPAVRNGADARVRFLQPFGYHDYVRLQQDAFCTISDSGTISEESSILGFPAVTTRTAMERPEAMDTGHIVLTGLDVGTVVESVEFVTQNSQNSREHNIAPEYQVTNTSHRVLKLILGTAKLGHLWDGIRAA; this is encoded by the coding sequence ATGGCGGCTCCACTCAAAGTTATGACGATCCTGGGCACCCGCCCAGAAATTATCCGCCTGTCGCGGGTGATGGCGCTCTTGGACCAGCACGTCGACCACAAGCTGGTGCACACCGGCCAGAACTCCGACTACGAGCTGAACGAGGTCTTCTTCGAGGACCTGAAGGTCCGCCAGCCGGATTACTACCTGGGGGTCGACCGCTCGTCGCTCGGCCGCATCCTGGGTGATGTGCTGGTGAAGTCCGAGGAGGTGTTCGTCCAAGAACGCCCCGACGCGGTGCTAATCCTCGGCGACACCAACAGCGCGTTCGCCGGCGTGATCGCGAGGCGGATGAAGATCCCGCTCTACCACATGGAGGCCGGCAACCGCTGCTTCGACTTCAACGTCCCCGAGGAGATCAACCGCCGCATCGTCGACCACATCAGCGACTTCAACCTGGTCTACACCGAACACGCCCGCCGCAACCTGCTGGCCGAGGGGGTGCACCCGCGGAAGATCTACCTGACCGGCTCGCCGATGCGCGAGGTGCTCGACTCTTGCAAACCCGAGATCGCCGCCTCGGGCATCCTCGACCGGCTGCAGCTCACGCCGAATGGGTACCTGGTGGTCAGCCTACACCGGGCGGAGAACGTCGACTCGAAGCAGAACCTCGAGCAGCTGCTGACGATCCTCAACACGCTCTGCCAACGCTACGACCGTCCGCTGATCGTCAGCACGCACCCGCGAACCAAGCAGAAGCTCGAGGCCCTGGCGCCCGCTGTTCGAAACGGCGCCGACGCGCGGGTGCGGTTCCTGCAGCCGTTCGGGTATCACGATTACGTGCGGCTGCAGCAGGACGCGTTCTGCACGATCTCCGACAGCGGCACGATTAGCGAGGAGAGCTCGATCCTCGGCTTCCCGGCGGTCACCACCCGCACCGCGATGGAGCGCCCCGAGGCGATGGACACCGGCCACATCGTGCTGACCGGCCTGGACGTCGGGACCGTGGTCGAGTCGGTAGAGTTTGTGACCCAGAACAGCCAGAACTCCCGCGAGCACAACATTGCCCCCGAGTACCAGGTGACCAACACCTCGCACCGCGTGCTGAAGCTGATCCTCGGCACCGCGAAGCTCGGCCATTTGTGGGACGGGATCCGCGCGGCGTAG
- a CDS encoding acyl carrier protein, with product MTQLYAHLEELFEVDPGTITGQEKLTELPGWSSLMFVSVIAMIDEEYEVSLEPKLIIGCENIKALRLALEETLSRQRAA from the coding sequence ATGACTCAACTGTACGCTCATCTCGAAGAGCTCTTCGAGGTCGATCCGGGGACAATCACTGGCCAAGAGAAGCTGACGGAGCTGCCGGGATGGAGTTCGCTGATGTTCGTTTCGGTGATCGCGATGATCGACGAGGAGTACGAAGTCAGCCTGGAGCCAAAGCTGATCATCGGCTGCGAGAACATCAAGGCCCTCAGGCTCGCGCTCGAAGAAACGCTGTCGCGGCAAAGGGCCGCGTAG
- a CDS encoding SDR family NAD(P)-dependent oxidoreductase, with the protein MPLNPMDMGGGRVLVSGASAGLGRGISVLLSQLGASVVLVSRSERGLRETRELLAPGDHIVAPFDLNKLDEIPAWMKQLAAEHGPFSGLVHSAGVNFTYPLRVSKPEKVDELMRINFSAAIALSRGFRQKEVSTKPGSIVYISSVMGIVGDIAVSAYSASKGALIAAARSLALELAPEEVRVNCVCPGHVQTMLTEKSYSLMEGDRVRALRAKHPLGMGKPEDVANAVAFLLSDAASWITGQSLVVDGGFTIH; encoded by the coding sequence ATGCCCCTGAACCCGATGGACATGGGTGGGGGCCGCGTGCTGGTCTCCGGCGCGTCCGCCGGCTTGGGCAGGGGGATCTCCGTCTTGCTCAGTCAGCTCGGCGCGTCGGTCGTGCTCGTCTCGCGTAGCGAGCGCGGGCTCCGCGAGACAAGGGAACTGCTCGCCCCAGGCGATCACATCGTGGCCCCGTTCGACCTTAACAAGCTCGACGAGATCCCTGCGTGGATGAAGCAACTGGCGGCCGAACACGGCCCCTTCAGCGGCTTGGTTCATTCCGCCGGCGTCAACTTCACTTACCCACTTCGGGTCTCGAAGCCCGAGAAGGTGGACGAGTTGATGCGGATTAACTTCTCCGCGGCGATCGCGCTCAGCCGTGGCTTCCGCCAGAAAGAGGTTTCGACGAAGCCCGGCAGCATCGTGTACATCTCATCGGTGATGGGGATTGTCGGCGACATCGCGGTGTCGGCCTACTCCGCGAGCAAGGGGGCCCTGATCGCCGCCGCCCGGTCGCTGGCGTTGGAGCTGGCGCCGGAAGAAGTCCGAGTTAACTGCGTCTGCCCCGGCCACGTGCAGACCATGCTCACCGAAAAGTCCTACTCTCTCATGGAGGGCGACCGTGTCCGCGCCCTGCGCGCGAAGCACCCGCTGGGCATGGGCAAGCCGGAGGACGTCGCGAACGCGGTCGCGTTCCTGCTTTCGGACGCCGCGAGCTGGATTACCGGCCAATCGTTGGTCGTCGACGGCGGTTTCACTATTCACTAG
- a CDS encoding acetyltransferase → MSSRIIIVGAGGFGREVHAWAGHAIASGLLPAGVTGFLDDRSDPLDGYGLEDKLLGRCSDYLPEAGDLFLCAIGDPKAKLQVSSGLRSRGAEFVSLIHPTAIIGPRCRLGVGCVVCPYATVTADVTIGDFVCLNAHATVGHDASLGDGCTLSGHCDITGGARLGEGVFMGSHAAVLPGVRVGDYATIAAGSVAYHRVAPETTAIGVPAKRLAEPTA, encoded by the coding sequence GTGTCCAGCAGAATCATCATCGTCGGCGCCGGCGGCTTCGGACGCGAGGTGCACGCCTGGGCGGGCCACGCCATCGCGTCTGGGCTGCTGCCGGCGGGCGTCACCGGGTTCTTGGACGACCGGTCCGACCCGTTGGACGGATACGGGTTGGAGGACAAGCTGCTGGGCCGCTGCTCCGACTACTTGCCCGAGGCTGGCGATCTGTTCCTGTGCGCCATTGGCGACCCTAAAGCAAAGCTGCAGGTCTCGTCGGGCCTAAGGTCCCGAGGCGCCGAGTTCGTGTCGCTGATTCACCCGACCGCCATCATCGGGCCGCGTTGCCGTCTGGGAGTTGGGTGCGTCGTCTGCCCCTACGCGACGGTAACGGCGGACGTCACGATCGGCGACTTCGTCTGCCTGAACGCCCACGCCACCGTCGGGCACGACGCGTCGTTGGGCGACGGGTGCACCCTCAGCGGGCACTGCGATATCACCGGCGGTGCACGGCTCGGTGAGGGCGTGTTTATGGGCTCGCACGCCGCGGTGCTTCCAGGCGTCAGGGTCGGCGACTACGCTACAATCGCCGCCGGAAGCGTTGCCTACCACCGTGTGGCCCCTGAGACCACAGCGATCGGCGTTCCCGCCAAGCGTCTGGCGGAGCCGACGGCCTGA